The following proteins come from a genomic window of Chiloscyllium punctatum isolate Juve2018m chromosome 49, sChiPun1.3, whole genome shotgun sequence:
- the gtf3c5 gene encoding general transcription factor 3C polypeptide 5: MESGSGQCSAPGPGAQATAIRLRFDPDKRLVCAEYPGAVRDPRKMLDTLGGEEGVSRTYADPSRRLELHFRPNDPYCHPVCANRFPSTSMLLRVKRMQRKLRAGASPLGERKGEEVKYEMEILGLIGTTYKFQGMSDFQFLVMHTTASGSQVSMYDKVILHKPEHREFFDQELPLYIPPPIFSRVDNPVDYYYRPEVQHRDGYHPPKVSNENLIGLGRARRPHNAIFVNFDDAEVPSQPLEAAVQNWRKFNTQTPDRRAEEELKRLFEIRPIWSRNAVKSNIDIHPDKLKLLLPFVAYYMLTGPWRSLWVRFGYDPRKDPKAKIYQVLDFRLRCSTKHGYMPSDMPVKAKRSTFNYSLPITISKPAPQVVSIQDLGKASVIPNVPERKKLTSSGYKLKPSAYIFREDTLPPYRQMFYQLCDLDAESLRKIIHRNEGRETTCTERDGWCLPKTNDELRDRMSNMIKEIWHKNKAVSPSSKKKPLVTQGREDSESAEDEEDEEEEYPPSEGSENEMETEILDYL, encoded by the exons ATGGAGTCCGGCTCCGGCCAGTGTTCAGCGCCAGGCCCCGGAGCTCAGGCCACGGCGATCAGGCTCCGGTTTGACCCGGACAAGCGGCTGGTCTGCGCCGAGTATCCGGGGGCCGTTCGCGATCCGCGGAAGATGCTGGATACcctggggggagaggagggggtgtcCCGG ACCTATGCTGACCCATCCCGGAGGCTGGAACTGCACTTCCGCCCAAATGACCCTTACTGCCACCCAGTGTGTGCCAACCGTTTCCCATCGACCAGTATGCTGCTCAGGGTAAAGAGGATGCAGAGAAAACTGAGAGCTGGAGCATCTCCTTTGGGGGAACGCAAAGGAGAAGAGGTTAAATATGAAATGGAAATCCTGGGACTTATTGGGACCACTTACAAATTCCAGG GAATGTCCGATTTCCAGTTTCTGGTCATGCACACAACAGCAAGTGGCTCACAAGTGTCCATGTATGACAAGGTCATTCTCCACAAGCCCGAACACAGAGAGTTTTTTGACCAGGAATTGCCGCTTTACATTCCTCCACCAATATTTTCCCGCGTGGATAACCCCGTGGATTATTACTACCGGCCAGAAGTCCAGCACAG GGATGGTTACCATCCTCCAAAAGTATCCAACGAGAACCTGATAGGCCTGGGGCGTGCTCGCCGTCCTCACAACGCCATATTTGTGAATTTTGATGATGCAGAGGTGCCATCCCAGCCTCTTGAAGCTGCTGTTCAGAACTGGAGGAAATTCAACACGCAGACCCCAGACCGGAGAGCCGAAGAGGAGCTGAAGAGG CTTTTCGAAATCCGGCCCATTTGGTCCCGGAATGCAGTGAAGTCGAATATTGACATTCACCCAGACAAACTGAAGCTGCTTTTGCCTTTTGTGGCATACTACATG CTTACAGGGCCCTGGCGGAGTCTCTGGGTCAGGTTTGGGTACGATCCACGAAAAGATCCCAAAGCAAAGATTTACCAGGTGTTGGATTTCAGGCTACGATGCAGCACCAAGCACG GTTACATGCCCTCAGACATGCCAGTGAAGGCAAAGCGCAGCACGTTTAATTACAGCCTCCCCATTACCATCAGCAAGCCAG CCCCCCAGGTTGTGAGTATTCAGGATTTGGGAAAAGCTTCAGTAATTCCCAATGTCCCAGAGAGGAAGAAACTCACATCATCTGGATACAAACTCAAA CCGTCGGCCTACATATTCCGGGAGGACACTTTGCCACCTTATCGTCAGATGTTTTACCAGCTGTGTGACCTGGACGCAGAGAG TTTAAGAAAAATAATTCATCGCAATGAGGGCAGAGAGACGACCTGTACTGAGCGGGACGGATGGTGTCTGCCCAAAACCAACGATGAGCTCCGAGACCGGATGTCTAACATGATTAAAGAAATCTGGCACAAGAACAAAGCAG TTTCACCCTCTTCAAAAAAGAAGCCACTGGTCACACAGGGGAGAGAAGACTCTGAATCTGCCGAGGATGAGGAGGATGAAGAGGAAGAGTATCCACCATCAGAAGGAAGTGAAAATGAAATGGAGACTGAAATTCTCGATTACCTGTGA